The following are encoded together in the Thermomicrobiales bacterium genome:
- a CDS encoding ABC transporter permease, with product MPAGVWSYLIRRTLILIPLLIGLSIIMFVLIHAAPGDPVVAMMGPTAAGNPQYVEQARANLGLDEPLPVQYVTWAKNLLKGDFGTAYTFGNKPVIDLIKDRFWATVMLQGIALLLGILIAIPVGIVSATRQYSKTDNAVTIFSFIGLALPNFWLALMLQIWIAVKLGWLPVISTGQANAEFPERVKYFILPVLVLVLPNIAYFARFMRSSMLEVKNQDYVTVARAKGLPHKAVLYRHSLRNALIPMITVIGLQIPTIIGGAVIIEQIFAWPGLGDLAVKAISQRDYPVILAITLLSGVCVMVVNLLVDVFYAIADPRVSLS from the coding sequence ATGCCGGCAGGCGTCTGGTCCTACCTAATTCGGCGCACGTTGATCCTGATCCCGTTGCTGATCGGGCTCAGCATCATCATGTTCGTGTTGATCCACGCCGCTCCGGGAGATCCGGTCGTTGCCATGATGGGCCCGACTGCGGCAGGGAACCCGCAGTATGTCGAGCAAGCCCGCGCCAATCTGGGGCTGGACGAGCCGCTGCCGGTGCAATACGTCACCTGGGCCAAGAATCTGCTCAAGGGCGACTTCGGAACTGCCTACACCTTCGGCAACAAACCGGTGATCGACCTGATCAAGGACCGCTTCTGGGCCACTGTCATGCTGCAGGGGATCGCCTTGCTGCTCGGAATTCTCATCGCCATCCCGGTCGGCATCGTCTCCGCCACGCGGCAGTATTCCAAGACCGACAACGCCGTCACGATCTTCTCCTTTATCGGGTTGGCGCTACCGAACTTCTGGCTGGCGCTCATGCTGCAGATCTGGATCGCGGTCAAACTCGGCTGGCTGCCCGTCATCAGCACGGGTCAGGCAAATGCCGAGTTCCCCGAACGAGTGAAATACTTCATCTTGCCGGTGTTGGTGCTGGTTCTCCCGAACATCGCCTATTTCGCGCGGTTCATGCGTTCTTCGATGCTGGAAGTCAAGAACCAGGACTACGTCACCGTCGCGCGCGCCAAGGGGTTGCCGCATAAGGCGGTGCTCTACCGGCATTCCCTGCGGAACGCACTTATTCCGATGATCACCGTCATTGGCCTGCAGATCCCGACCATCATCGGTGGCGCAGTCATCATCGAGCAGATCTTTGCGTGGCCTGGACTCGGCGACCTCGCCGTCAAGGCCATCAGTCAGCGTGACTATCCGGTCATTCTTGCCATCACGCTGCTGAGTGGCGTCTGTGTCATGGTGGTCAATCTGCTGGTAGACGTCTTCTATGCGATTGCCGACCCACGGGTGTCGCTGTCATGA
- a CDS encoding heme A synthase — translation MSTPSAAPVPQRPRLEKWIKRISFVAMIGMFIVLMMGSTVTNTGSGEGCGRSWPLCQGKFIPEYAVETAIEFSHRIVTAVEGVLIAIVAVGALLIRRGNRQVKVLVAVLVGTLLFQSGLGAAAVMWPQSPAIMASHFGVSMTCFAAIFLLTRYLYEPQSLDGETTSRTPPPPLWFRRGVWASLVLSVLVAYVGAYMRHSGNELGCSTWPLCNGKVFPGFTGSEGIAFTHRLLAVLLMALIFGLAWWARTFKTDYLQISQVLDVAAVTIVLQALAGAFVIESLLDLWATLLHAALMAILFVMICDACRMVWSARPRSNERSASATREVALPVGD, via the coding sequence ATGAGCACCCCGTCCGCCGCTCCGGTACCCCAGCGCCCCAGACTCGAAAAATGGATCAAGCGCATTTCGTTTGTCGCGATGATCGGCATGTTCATCGTGCTGATGATGGGTTCCACCGTGACCAATACCGGCTCGGGAGAAGGGTGCGGGCGTTCGTGGCCACTCTGTCAGGGGAAGTTCATCCCTGAGTACGCGGTCGAAACCGCGATCGAATTCAGCCACCGTATCGTGACGGCCGTCGAAGGCGTCCTGATCGCCATTGTTGCGGTGGGAGCGTTGTTGATCCGCCGTGGGAACCGGCAGGTGAAGGTGCTGGTGGCGGTGTTGGTCGGCACGCTGCTTTTCCAATCGGGACTCGGAGCGGCAGCGGTCATGTGGCCGCAGTCGCCCGCAATCATGGCGAGCCATTTCGGGGTCTCGATGACCTGCTTCGCCGCCATCTTTCTGCTGACGCGCTATCTCTATGAACCGCAATCGCTCGATGGGGAAACCACCTCCCGCACACCGCCTCCGCCACTCTGGTTTCGCCGCGGGGTTTGGGCTTCGCTGGTGCTGTCGGTATTGGTGGCATACGTTGGCGCCTATATGCGCCACTCAGGTAACGAGCTCGGTTGCTCGACGTGGCCGTTGTGCAATGGAAAGGTCTTCCCGGGATTCACCGGGTCGGAAGGCATTGCCTTTACACATCGCCTGCTGGCAGTCTTGCTGATGGCGCTCATCTTCGGACTTGCCTGGTGGGCGCGGACGTTCAAGACCGACTATCTGCAGATCTCCCAGGTGCTCGATGTCGCTGCGGTCACGATCGTGCTGCAGGCGCTGGCGGGCGCATTCGTGATCGAAAGCCTGCTCGATCTCTGGGCTACCTTACTGCACGCCGCCCTGATGGCCATTCTCTTTGTCATGATCTGTGACGCCTGCCGAATGGTGTGGAGCGCGCGACCTCGCTCGAATGAGCGTTCCGCGTCGGCGACGAGGGAAGTGGCCCTGCCGGTAGGCGACTGA
- a CDS encoding DUF3037 domain-containing protein, producing MPERLAFEYAVIRIVPRVERAEFLNAGVVLICRASRFLAARVEFDRARLACLAPNLEPEILDAIEAQLLLIPRIAAGDKTAGPIANLDFRERFHWLAAPASTVIQASPAHTGFCTDPAQQLDKLFDELVRVS from the coding sequence GTGCCCGAACGGCTCGCGTTTGAGTACGCCGTCATCCGAATCGTTCCCCGGGTCGAGCGCGCTGAGTTCCTGAACGCGGGAGTGGTGCTCATTTGCCGCGCGAGCCGCTTCCTGGCCGCACGGGTGGAGTTCGATCGCGCGCGGCTCGCCTGCCTGGCGCCGAACCTCGAACCGGAAATCCTCGATGCCATCGAAGCGCAACTCCTGTTGATTCCGCGCATCGCCGCAGGGGACAAGACAGCCGGGCCAATCGCCAATCTCGACTTTCGAGAACGGTTTCACTGGTTGGCAGCTCCCGCCAGCACAGTGATCCAGGCATCGCCGGCGCACACCGGATTCTGTACCGATCCCGCGCAGCAATTGGACAAGCTCTTCGATGAGCTGGTGCGCGTGTCATGA
- a CDS encoding cupredoxin family copper-binding protein encodes MRTKRILTVISAFALLVLVTGAVVTQRGTLAQDSESHPAHIHSGTCTELGDVVFPLSNVSDEIMMDGTPMAGEAMGPSDNAVEWSVTTVAAPLADIVSGGHAINIHESAENIGNYIACGNIGGVMMGASDLAIGLGELNGSGYSGVATLHDNGDGTTTVTVYLTEGTASAGAAETTTDTAAVSTGAAAVDIKGFQFNPATTEVKVGDTVTWTNNDSTPHTATQKPSGSGFQSGTLQPGDSFSYTFETAGTYDYYCEFHSGMTGQIIVS; translated from the coding sequence ATGCGAACGAAACGAATCCTGACCGTCATTTCAGCGTTTGCCCTGTTGGTGCTTGTCACCGGCGCGGTCGTCACACAGCGAGGAACGCTCGCGCAGGACAGTGAATCGCATCCGGCTCACATCCATTCGGGGACGTGCACCGAACTGGGAGACGTGGTCTTCCCGCTCAGCAACGTCAGCGATGAGATCATGATGGACGGCACGCCAATGGCAGGAGAGGCCATGGGGCCGAGTGACAATGCGGTGGAGTGGAGCGTCACCACCGTGGCCGCCCCGCTGGCCGACATCGTTTCCGGTGGCCATGCCATCAACATTCATGAATCCGCCGAGAACATCGGGAACTACATCGCGTGCGGCAACATCGGTGGGGTCATGATGGGCGCGTCCGATCTGGCCATCGGTCTCGGCGAACTGAACGGATCCGGCTACTCGGGTGTCGCGACCCTGCATGACAATGGCGACGGAACGACCACCGTGACGGTCTATCTGACCGAAGGCACCGCCAGCGCAGGTGCGGCCGAGACAACGACTGACACGGCAGCAGTGTCCACCGGAGCGGCGGCAGTCGACATCAAGGGCTTCCAGTTCAATCCCGCCACCACCGAGGTCAAGGTTGGCGACACCGTCACCTGGACGAACAACGACTCCACTCCGCATACGGCCACGCAGAAGCCATCCGGCAGCGGTTTCCAGTCGGGCACACTGCAGCCGGGCGACTCGTTCAGCTACACGTTCGAGACCGCAGGAACCTACGACTACTACTGCGAGTTCCATTCGGGCATGACCGGACAGATCATCGTGAGCTAG
- a CDS encoding ABC transporter substrate-binding protein, with protein MTRKAANSPFELDRRSFLAGAAATGAAVAVGLHGASAAPGAATGRSLRMQDGEPTIIIGTLGEAQTINPFLSANESESDWRCKMLYDEFVHINPATYAPEPGIAESWTIDNLTFTFKIRDNATFSDGSDLTADDVAFTYEQYLNPANASPRAGKYMIIKGAQEYVDGTADTVSGITVVDPKTISVELSEPNAAFLYNQRYIFVVPKALVGDQTGPDAEFYNAPVGAGPYVFQSWAVGSDFVATANPNYWQEGKPAIKSFTHRVIADANSLVLALESGDIDGSNYPAPTSRDQLQANADLQVLIPPFSSPNGWLFNTTVEALSTPQARLAIAMALDTATFAADSLLGMGEPGNGPIAPDSWAYYKDLTPIPFDVEQAKALIAEAGVAEGTKIRFNVNQGNVLREDWLTYSQQALKEIGIEVVPELLEYATLSDQVTVQGAYEVTGVDFCGVTAEPSELYDQFHSTSPGNYSKINDPELDDLLTQARRELDLDAAKEIYQQIQVKMLELVPMYFAWYRPFLHVVRQGYDGYTDSAAYGLFHTLEEWTYTAS; from the coding sequence ATGACCCGCAAAGCAGCGAATAGTCCGTTCGAGCTCGATCGACGATCGTTTCTGGCCGGCGCTGCCGCCACCGGCGCGGCAGTGGCCGTTGGCCTCCATGGCGCCAGCGCAGCGCCGGGTGCGGCCACCGGTCGCTCACTCAGAATGCAGGATGGAGAGCCGACGATCATCATCGGCACGCTCGGCGAGGCGCAAACGATCAACCCATTCCTGAGCGCTAACGAGTCGGAATCCGACTGGCGTTGCAAGATGCTCTACGACGAGTTCGTGCACATCAACCCGGCCACCTATGCGCCCGAGCCCGGCATCGCCGAGAGCTGGACGATCGACAATCTGACGTTCACGTTCAAGATTCGCGACAACGCGACCTTCTCGGACGGTTCCGATCTGACCGCGGACGATGTCGCCTTCACATACGAGCAATATCTGAATCCCGCGAATGCCTCCCCGCGCGCGGGCAAGTACATGATCATCAAGGGGGCGCAGGAATATGTCGATGGCACGGCCGACACCGTGTCTGGGATCACCGTAGTCGATCCAAAGACCATCTCGGTCGAGCTCAGCGAGCCAAACGCAGCGTTCCTTTACAACCAGCGGTACATCTTCGTCGTGCCCAAGGCGTTGGTTGGAGATCAGACGGGACCGGACGCCGAGTTCTACAACGCTCCGGTCGGTGCGGGTCCCTATGTCTTCCAAAGCTGGGCAGTCGGGTCTGATTTCGTCGCCACGGCGAATCCGAACTACTGGCAGGAAGGCAAACCGGCCATCAAGTCGTTCACCCATCGCGTTATTGCTGACGCGAACTCGCTGGTGCTTGCGCTCGAATCCGGCGATATCGACGGATCGAACTATCCCGCGCCCACCTCGCGCGATCAGCTGCAGGCCAACGCTGATCTCCAGGTGCTCATCCCGCCGTTTTCCTCGCCGAACGGTTGGCTTTTCAACACGACCGTCGAAGCGCTCTCCACCCCGCAAGCACGGCTGGCGATTGCCATGGCGCTCGACACGGCCACCTTCGCGGCCGATTCACTGCTTGGCATGGGCGAGCCCGGCAACGGGCCGATTGCCCCAGACAGCTGGGCGTACTACAAGGACCTCACCCCCATCCCATTCGATGTCGAGCAAGCCAAGGCGCTCATTGCCGAAGCAGGCGTGGCCGAAGGAACCAAGATCCGCTTCAACGTGAATCAGGGCAATGTGCTGCGCGAGGACTGGCTCACGTACTCGCAGCAGGCGCTCAAGGAAATTGGCATTGAGGTCGTCCCGGAGCTGCTCGAATACGCCACGCTGAGCGATCAGGTAACTGTCCAGGGCGCCTACGAAGTCACCGGTGTCGATTTCTGCGGTGTCACCGCCGAGCCGAGCGAACTCTACGATCAGTTCCACTCGACCTCGCCGGGCAACTATTCGAAGATCAACGACCCGGAACTGGACGATCTGCTGACGCAGGCACGCCGCGAGCTCGATCTCGACGCCGCCAAGGAGATCTACCAGCAGATCCAGGTCAAGATGCTCGAGCTGGTTCCCATGTACTTCGCCTGGTACCGGCCGTTCCTGCACGTCGTTCGCCAGGGCTACGACGGCTATACCGACAGTGCCGCCTACGGGCTCTTCCACACCCTCGAGGAGTGGACTTACACCGCGTCGTAA
- a CDS encoding ABC transporter permease: MSQAYVGQAAELAGSTAGGVYEPVPRSRGWRTARRFARNKLAVAGLVVIILLYLSAIFAPVLIRYPYDELHSGVRNTPPSATYWLGTDRNGRDVYSRLIWGGRISMAAGFASVLIIMTIGVVLGALAGFFGGIIDQALMRFTDILLSIPLILLLITAASLFQPGLRTTIIVIGLASWPGTARLVRGQFMALKEQEYVTAARSVGASSSRIMFRHLFPNTLPIIIVQATIWLSYAILLEASLSYLGLGVVIPTPSWGNMLQDGQRELLAGAWWLTFFPGMAIFLTVLSFNLVGDGLRDALDPRHGHR, encoded by the coding sequence ATGAGCCAGGCATATGTCGGGCAGGCGGCAGAGCTCGCGGGGTCGACCGCTGGTGGCGTTTACGAGCCCGTGCCTCGATCACGCGGTTGGCGCACGGCGCGCCGCTTCGCGCGCAACAAGCTGGCCGTGGCAGGGCTGGTCGTGATCATCCTGCTCTATCTGTCCGCGATTTTCGCGCCCGTGTTGATACGGTATCCGTACGACGAACTGCACTCGGGTGTGCGCAACACCCCACCCTCGGCCACCTATTGGCTCGGTACCGATCGCAACGGCCGCGATGTCTATTCCCGTCTCATTTGGGGTGGCCGCATTTCGATGGCTGCTGGCTTTGCGTCGGTGCTCATCATCATGACGATCGGTGTCGTGCTCGGGGCCCTGGCCGGGTTCTTTGGCGGGATCATCGATCAGGCGCTGATGCGCTTTACCGACATCCTGCTTTCGATTCCGCTGATCCTGCTGCTCATCACCGCGGCGTCGCTCTTCCAACCCGGGTTGCGCACCACCATCATCGTGATTGGTCTGGCCTCCTGGCCGGGGACCGCGCGTCTGGTGCGCGGGCAATTCATGGCGTTGAAAGAGCAGGAATATGTCACCGCCGCACGCTCGGTCGGGGCCAGTTCGTCCAGGATCATGTTCAGGCATCTCTTTCCGAACACGTTGCCCATCATCATCGTGCAGGCCACCATCTGGCTCTCCTACGCCATCTTGCTGGAAGCCAGTCTGAGCTATCTCGGTCTTGGGGTCGTCATTCCGACACCGTCGTGGGGGAACATGTTGCAGGACGGTCAGCGCGAGCTGCTCGCCGGGGCCTGGTGGCTCACGTTTTTCCCTGGCATGGCGATCTTCCTGACCGTGTTGTCGTTCAATCTCGTGGGTGACGGGTTGCGGGACGCGCTCGATCCTCGGCACGGGCATCGCTGA
- a CDS encoding DUF542 domain-containing protein: MTTNPTYVPAITDEELAAVASRTIADLSEHAPGTMTVFTACGLDLCCGGGLPLGEALARHGIEAEPILREVAIIVAESQDW, translated from the coding sequence ATGACCACGAATCCTACCTATGTCCCAGCAATCACGGACGAAGAACTTGCGGCAGTTGCCAGCCGCACCATTGCGGATTTGTCCGAGCACGCGCCGGGCACAATGACCGTGTTCACGGCTTGCGGGCTCGATCTTTGCTGCGGCGGTGGATTGCCGTTGGGCGAGGCGTTGGCGCGCCATGGCATCGAAGCAGAACCGATTTTGCGAGAGGTCGCGATCATCGTCGCGGAATCCCAGGACTGGTAG
- a CDS encoding HipA family kinase — MMEIRTVEATRYVTPLREGGSLPAIVEASDDGMYVVKFHGAGQGPKSLVAEQISGELGRVLGLPAPEIVFVELDPILANAEPDPEIQELIRKSGGLNLGLDFLPGSLAFASAAPPELSPELAAQIVWFDAYTLNVDRTPRNPNLLNWNGKLWLIDHGASLYFHHNWPDAARVARSPFQLSREHILLPFAGSIPAAGEALRPLVTPAALEGILAGIPDIWLTDDPLDRSPDDVRAAYLDLMLDRLAHASIFEEEAERARTARV; from the coding sequence ATGATGGAAATCAGAACGGTCGAAGCAACGCGCTATGTCACCCCCCTCCGGGAGGGTGGTTCGTTGCCGGCGATCGTGGAAGCAAGCGACGACGGCATGTATGTCGTCAAGTTCCATGGCGCCGGACAAGGGCCAAAGTCGTTGGTGGCCGAACAGATCAGTGGCGAACTTGGCCGCGTGCTCGGCTTGCCAGCGCCCGAAATCGTGTTCGTCGAGCTCGATCCGATTCTGGCGAACGCCGAACCCGATCCCGAGATTCAGGAACTCATCCGAAAAAGCGGCGGCCTCAATCTGGGTCTCGATTTCCTGCCAGGGTCGCTCGCCTTCGCTTCCGCCGCCCCGCCAGAGCTCTCGCCGGAACTTGCGGCCCAGATCGTCTGGTTCGATGCGTACACGTTGAATGTCGACCGAACCCCGCGCAATCCGAACCTGCTCAACTGGAACGGCAAACTCTGGTTGATCGACCACGGAGCGTCACTCTACTTTCATCACAACTGGCCAGATGCGGCGCGCGTGGCGCGCTCGCCGTTCCAACTCAGCCGGGAACACATTCTGCTCCCGTTCGCTGGGTCGATTCCGGCGGCTGGGGAGGCATTGCGGCCATTGGTCACGCCAGCGGCGCTCGAAGGCATTCTGGCCGGCATTCCCGATATCTGGCTAACGGACGATCCCCTCGACCGCTCGCCAGACGATGTGCGCGCCGCTTATCTCGATCTGATGCTCGACCGCCTGGCGCATGCCTCGATATTCGAAGAGGAGGCGGAGCGTGCCCGAACGGCTCGCGTTTGA
- a CDS encoding MATE family efflux transporter, whose amino-acid sequence MTEPAFELAAEEALQPAPGTAWEPMTQRRVLLLALPIIGENLLQVAVGAVDTLLVGRLGADAIAGVGVAFETVFLIIAILSAVTIGATVLVSQAIGASDHARANELARQAISWGVVLAIPLSVLGYVFAPQAISIFHVEPDVAENAVTYLQITAACSVALLLSYLCGAVLRGAGDSKTPLKAAVLANVVNVVLAYLLIFGHFGFPELGVGGSAWAAAIGRAVGAAFMLIMLWSGRVPLNIRGRAGWAPNLTIGRDLFKLGLPAAFEQVVMQFGFISLVAIAASIGTAALAAQQISFTAMSIAFLPSIAFATTSTAFVGQSVGARRMDEGVKAASISRRWALIVTSAGCLFMIAFAEQIVRAFSSDPEVIDIGTVAMRSIGLSLPIWGLWLSSAGAVRGSGDTRSPMVRGVVAVWAAVAIAWLGVHFLDQSVAWIWGTFILTGLLPAIGNWRAFRKRSDHLRREFRLEQTAPAA is encoded by the coding sequence ATGACCGAGCCCGCATTCGAACTGGCCGCGGAGGAAGCGCTTCAGCCTGCACCAGGAACTGCCTGGGAGCCAATGACCCAGCGCCGGGTGCTCTTGCTCGCGCTGCCAATCATCGGCGAGAACCTCTTGCAGGTGGCCGTTGGCGCGGTCGATACCTTGCTGGTGGGTCGCCTGGGAGCGGATGCGATCGCCGGTGTCGGTGTCGCATTCGAGACGGTGTTCCTCATCATCGCGATCTTGAGCGCAGTGACGATTGGCGCGACCGTGCTGGTCTCGCAAGCGATTGGCGCAAGTGACCATGCCCGTGCAAACGAGTTGGCCAGGCAAGCGATTTCCTGGGGTGTGGTGCTGGCCATCCCGCTTTCCGTCCTCGGTTACGTCTTCGCGCCGCAAGCGATTTCGATCTTCCATGTCGAACCGGATGTCGCCGAAAACGCGGTGACCTACCTGCAGATCACAGCGGCTTGCAGCGTGGCGCTGCTGCTCTCCTATCTCTGTGGCGCGGTCTTGCGCGGGGCAGGCGACAGCAAGACGCCATTGAAAGCGGCAGTGTTGGCCAATGTGGTCAATGTGGTGCTGGCGTATCTGCTCATTTTCGGGCATTTTGGGTTTCCCGAATTGGGTGTCGGCGGATCGGCCTGGGCTGCGGCGATCGGGCGAGCAGTCGGCGCGGCGTTCATGTTGATCATGCTTTGGTCTGGCCGGGTGCCCCTGAACATTCGCGGACGCGCCGGATGGGCCCCAAATCTGACCATCGGCCGAGACCTCTTCAAGCTGGGGCTTCCAGCCGCGTTCGAGCAGGTCGTGATGCAATTTGGCTTCATCTCGCTGGTGGCGATTGCCGCTTCGATCGGCACTGCTGCCCTGGCTGCGCAGCAGATCTCGTTTACGGCGATGTCGATCGCATTCCTGCCCTCGATTGCCTTTGCGACGACGTCGACCGCATTCGTTGGTCAGAGCGTCGGAGCGCGCCGCATGGACGAAGGAGTCAAGGCAGCCTCCATCTCACGCCGTTGGGCGCTCATCGTGACCAGCGCCGGTTGCCTGTTCATGATCGCGTTCGCCGAACAGATCGTCCGCGCGTTTTCGAGCGACCCGGAGGTCATCGACATCGGCACGGTCGCCATGCGCTCGATCGGCCTCAGCCTGCCTATCTGGGGACTCTGGCTCTCCTCGGCCGGAGCGGTGCGCGGCAGTGGTGATACCCGCTCCCCCATGGTCCGGGGCGTGGTGGCGGTATGGGCCGCCGTTGCGATTGCCTGGCTTGGCGTGCACTTTCTCGACCAGAGCGTTGCCTGGATCTGGGGCACCTTTATCCTGACCGGTTTGCTGCCAGCAATCGGGAATTGGCGAGCATTCCGCAAGCGATCCGACCACCTGAGGCGCGAATTCCGGCTCGAGCAAACGGCCCCCGCCGCCTGA
- the odhB gene encoding 2-oxoglutarate dehydrogenase complex dihydrolipoyllysine-residue succinyltransferase: MPVEIRVPPLGESLVDAVVGQWLKAEGDAVTRGETILELETDKVNLDVTADEDGVLSSIAHSEGDVVTVGEVLGTITAGAVAGNGASAQAVEEAPAPAPEPVVATAAAAATPVPTPAQVEAAPAADGPGRAAPAVRRLAEEHNIDLNEVPGTGPGGRVTREDILSLAAARQVPATAPVPAAPAAPPPAPVAAKPAVPAAPHVEDARGEERIRMNRRRKTIANRLVEAQQTAAMLTTFNEIDMSAVMALRAERKDAFKEKFGVNLGFMSFFTKASVGALKAFPYVNAEIQGDEIVLKRYYDIGIAVGIDEGLVVPVVRDADRKSFAEIEKSIVDLATRARSGDLELSELMGGTFTITNGGIYGSLMSTPILNTPQVGILGMHAIQKRAVVVGDEIVIRPMMYVALSYDHRIVDGSTAVRFLVKIKELIEDPTSLLLEG, translated from the coding sequence ATGCCGGTCGAAATCCGGGTTCCACCCCTGGGCGAATCGCTCGTGGACGCGGTGGTCGGGCAGTGGTTGAAGGCGGAGGGTGATGCCGTTACGCGCGGCGAGACGATCCTCGAGCTCGAAACCGACAAGGTCAATCTCGATGTCACCGCCGATGAGGACGGTGTCCTCTCGTCCATCGCGCATAGCGAGGGCGATGTGGTGACGGTGGGAGAAGTGCTCGGCACCATCACCGCGGGAGCGGTGGCCGGCAATGGCGCGTCTGCTCAGGCGGTCGAAGAAGCGCCGGCCCCGGCGCCCGAACCCGTGGTCGCTACGGCTGCGGCTGCCGCGACCCCGGTTCCGACTCCGGCTCAGGTGGAAGCGGCTCCAGCGGCGGATGGCCCGGGCCGCGCCGCTCCCGCGGTGCGCCGCCTAGCCGAAGAGCACAATATCGACCTGAATGAAGTTCCCGGCACTGGTCCCGGCGGCCGCGTGACGCGCGAGGACATCCTCTCGCTGGCGGCGGCGCGGCAGGTTCCGGCGACGGCGCCCGTTCCCGCCGCGCCGGCTGCTCCGCCTCCTGCTCCGGTTGCGGCGAAACCGGCCGTTCCCGCCGCGCCACACGTGGAGGACGCCCGAGGCGAAGAGCGCATCCGCATGAACCGCCGCCGCAAGACCATTGCCAACCGGCTGGTCGAAGCGCAGCAGACCGCGGCCATGCTGACCACCTTCAACGAGATCGACATGTCAGCCGTCATGGCGCTTCGTGCCGAGCGCAAGGACGCCTTCAAGGAAAAGTTCGGCGTCAACCTAGGGTTCATGTCCTTCTTCACCAAGGCAAGTGTCGGAGCGCTCAAGGCGTTTCCGTATGTGAATGCCGAGATCCAGGGTGACGAGATCGTCCTCAAGAGGTATTACGACATCGGTATTGCCGTTGGCATCGACGAGGGGCTGGTCGTTCCGGTGGTGCGCGATGCGGACCGGAAGTCGTTCGCCGAGATCGAAAAGAGCATTGTCGATCTCGCCACGCGCGCCCGTTCGGGTGATCTCGAGCTCTCGGAACTGATGGGCGGCACGTTCACCATCACGAACGGCGGCATTTACGGATCGCTCATGTCGACGCCCATCCTCAACACACCGCAGGTCGGCATTCTTGGTATGCATGCGATTCAGAAGCGCGCGGTGGTGGTCGGCGACGAGATCGTGATTCGCCCGATGATGTACGTGGCGCTTTCCTACGATCACCGGATCGTCGATGGCAGCACCGCCGTTCGGTTCCTGGTCAAGATCAAGGAGTTGATCGAGGATCCGACGAGCCTGCTCCTCGAAGGGTAG